One Paraburkholderia agricolaris genomic region harbors:
- a CDS encoding MurR/RpiR family transcriptional regulator gives MMLSQVEEMRDQLRPSERKLADYVIEAPREVLDLSMTEVAARAGVSQPTIARFCHALGFSGFREFKIRLAQGIAAEVPAVYRDVRPDEPAPGVAAKVLDRTIGALIQVRNNLSSDSVAAAIELLARARRIEFYGAGGSGIAALDVQHKFFRLGMPSVAYSDPHTFLMSAALLGEGDVVVAISNTGRTRDIVDAVKSALATGAKVIAITHGNSPLARLATVGLFANVDEDTDIFSPMTSRVSHLAIGDILAVGVALSRGPELVEKMAQAKEVITRRRIDPGA, from the coding sequence ATGATGCTGTCTCAGGTGGAAGAGATGCGCGACCAGTTGCGCCCGTCCGAGCGCAAGCTGGCCGATTACGTGATCGAAGCGCCGCGCGAGGTGCTCGATCTTTCGATGACCGAGGTGGCCGCACGCGCGGGCGTCAGCCAGCCGACCATCGCGCGGTTCTGTCATGCACTCGGATTTTCGGGTTTCCGCGAGTTCAAGATCCGGCTCGCGCAGGGAATTGCCGCGGAAGTACCGGCTGTCTATCGCGACGTGCGGCCGGACGAGCCGGCGCCGGGCGTTGCCGCGAAGGTGCTGGACCGGACCATTGGCGCGCTGATCCAGGTGCGCAACAACCTTTCTTCGGACAGCGTGGCGGCGGCGATCGAATTGCTGGCCCGCGCACGGCGAATCGAGTTTTATGGCGCGGGGGGCTCGGGCATCGCCGCGCTGGACGTGCAGCACAAGTTCTTCCGGCTGGGAATGCCGAGCGTCGCGTATTCGGACCCGCATACGTTTTTGATGTCGGCCGCATTGCTTGGAGAGGGTGACGTGGTGGTGGCGATCTCGAACACGGGCCGCACACGCGACATCGTGGACGCGGTGAAGTCCGCGCTTGCGACCGGCGCCAAGGTGATTGCAATCACGCACGGCAATTCGCCGTTGGCGCGGCTGGCTACGGTCGGCCTGTTCGCCAACGTCGACGAAGACACGGATATTTTTTCGCCGATGACCTCGCGCGTTTCGCACCTCGCGATCGGCGATATTCTGGCGGTGGGGGTCGCGCTGAGCCGGGGACCGGAGTTGGTGGAAAAAATGGCGCAGGCGAAGGAAGTGATCACCCGGCGGCGGATCGATCCAGGCGCGTAG
- the edd gene encoding phosphogluconate dehydratase — protein sequence MVSPHSQLLKVTQRVIERSKPTRESYLARIEHAQGKFPARGALSCANLAHGFAGLVGNDKLVIKQIREPNIGIVSSYNEMLSAHAPYKNYPDIIKEAARENGGVAQFAGGVPAMCDGVTQGNAGMELSLFSREVIAMSTAVALTHNMFDAALCLGICDKIVPGLLIGALQFGHLPTIFVPAGPMGSGLSNDDKAKTRQLFATGQCGRDALLEAEAAAYHSQGTCTFYGTANSNQMLMEVMGLHLPGSAFVHPHTALRDALTAQAARRVLDLTVERGNYTPIGHVVDEKAVVNGIVALLATGGSTNHTLHLVAIARAAGIVIDWNDFDTLSQAVPLLAKIYPNGKADVNHFHAAGGVAFLVRNLLEGGLLHEDVNTVAGKGLKHYTEEPKLIDGKLQWVPGADKSEDTAVLRGIKEPFQPDGGLRLMQGKLGRGVIKISAVAAQHRKVKAPAIVFDSQEAVQAAFDNGELKRDFIAVVRFQGARANGMPELHRLTPLLGVLQDQGFHVALVTDGRMSGASGKVPAVIHLSPEALLQGPIGKVRTGDMLVIDADAGVLDIEIDAAEWAARPEAVPQHQAENEVGFGRELFGVFRAAAAPAELGASVFGPMVGERALHHGEPAQARTEAHSKAHTSTTQAS from the coding sequence ATGGTTTCCCCGCATTCGCAATTGTTGAAGGTCACGCAACGCGTGATCGAGCGCAGCAAACCCACCCGCGAGTCATATCTGGCGCGCATCGAGCATGCCCAAGGCAAATTTCCGGCGCGCGGCGCGCTCTCCTGCGCCAATCTGGCCCACGGTTTTGCCGGTCTCGTCGGCAACGACAAGCTCGTGATCAAGCAGATTCGTGAACCGAACATCGGCATCGTGTCGTCGTATAACGAAATGCTGTCCGCGCACGCGCCGTACAAAAACTACCCGGACATCATCAAAGAGGCCGCGCGGGAAAACGGCGGCGTCGCCCAATTCGCGGGCGGCGTGCCGGCCATGTGCGACGGCGTCACGCAGGGCAACGCGGGCATGGAACTGTCGTTGTTCTCGCGCGAAGTGATCGCGATGAGCACGGCGGTCGCCCTCACGCACAACATGTTCGACGCGGCCCTGTGCCTGGGCATCTGCGACAAGATCGTGCCGGGTCTGCTGATCGGCGCGCTGCAATTCGGCCATCTGCCGACGATTTTCGTGCCGGCCGGCCCGATGGGCAGCGGCCTGTCGAACGACGACAAAGCCAAGACCCGCCAACTCTTCGCCACCGGCCAGTGCGGCCGCGACGCGCTGCTTGAAGCGGAAGCCGCGGCGTATCACAGCCAGGGCACCTGCACGTTCTACGGCACGGCGAACAGCAATCAGATGCTGATGGAAGTCATGGGCCTGCATCTGCCGGGCTCAGCCTTCGTGCATCCGCATACGGCGTTGCGCGACGCGCTGACCGCCCAGGCCGCACGCCGCGTGCTCGATCTGACGGTGGAGCGCGGCAACTACACGCCGATTGGCCATGTGGTCGACGAGAAAGCGGTCGTCAACGGCATCGTCGCGTTGCTGGCAACGGGCGGATCGACCAACCATACGCTGCACCTGGTGGCGATTGCGCGGGCGGCCGGCATCGTGATCGACTGGAACGACTTCGACACGTTGTCGCAAGCCGTGCCGCTGCTCGCGAAGATTTACCCGAACGGCAAAGCCGACGTGAATCACTTCCACGCGGCCGGCGGCGTTGCGTTCCTGGTTCGCAATCTGCTCGAAGGCGGTTTGCTGCATGAAGACGTAAACACTGTCGCGGGCAAGGGGCTCAAGCACTACACGGAAGAGCCGAAGCTGATCGACGGCAAGTTGCAATGGGTGCCGGGCGCGGACAAGAGCGAAGACACGGCGGTGCTGCGCGGCATCAAGGAGCCGTTCCAGCCGGATGGCGGCTTGCGTCTGATGCAGGGCAAGCTCGGTCGCGGCGTGATCAAGATTTCTGCGGTGGCGGCGCAGCATCGCAAGGTGAAGGCGCCGGCCATCGTGTTCGATTCGCAGGAAGCGGTGCAGGCCGCGTTCGACAACGGCGAACTGAAGCGCGATTTCATCGCGGTGGTGCGCTTCCAGGGCGCGCGCGCAAACGGCATGCCAGAGCTGCATCGTTTGACGCCGCTGCTCGGTGTGTTGCAGGATCAGGGTTTCCATGTCGCGCTGGTGACCGACGGCCGCATGTCGGGCGCTTCGGGCAAGGTGCCGGCGGTGATTCATCTGTCGCCGGAAGCGTTGCTGCAAGGCCCGATCGGCAAGGTTCGCACGGGCGACATGCTGGTGATCGACGCGGACGCCGGCGTGCTCGACATCGAGATCGACGCAGCCGAATGGGCGGCGCGGCCGGAAGCGGTGCCGCAGCATCAGGCGGAAAACGAAGTTGGTTTCGGCCGTGAACTGTTCGGCGTGTTTCGCGCGGCGGCGGCGCCGGCGGAGCTCGGTGCCTCGGTATTCGGTCCGATGGTGGGCGAGCGCGCGCTGCACCACGGTGAGCCGGCCCAGGCACGTACCGAAGCACACAGCAAAGCACATACAAGCACCACGCAAGCCAGCTAA
- the eda gene encoding bifunctional 4-hydroxy-2-oxoglutarate aldolase/2-dehydro-3-deoxy-phosphogluconate aldolase — protein sequence MTSKTVSEIVRLGPVIPVLAFDSVEQGVHVSRALHAGGVKVLEITLRTAAGLEAIERASQLAEDIVVGVGTITKPEHCAQAKKAGAQFGVSPGLTKDMHKAAQDAGLPLLPGVMTPSDIIAALELGYEIVKFFPAQQAGGVPMLQAFHGPFPALKFCPTGGITAETAPNFLALPNVVCVGGSWLTPKAALAAQNWDEVTRLARAASQLAAPAH from the coding sequence ATGACGTCGAAAACAGTAAGCGAGATTGTGCGCCTCGGCCCGGTGATTCCGGTGCTCGCGTTCGATTCGGTCGAGCAGGGTGTGCACGTGTCGCGCGCCTTGCACGCGGGTGGCGTAAAAGTGCTGGAAATCACGCTGCGCACCGCAGCCGGTCTGGAAGCGATCGAACGCGCGAGCCAACTGGCGGAAGACATCGTGGTCGGCGTCGGCACGATCACGAAGCCCGAGCACTGCGCTCAGGCAAAGAAGGCCGGCGCGCAGTTCGGCGTTTCGCCCGGCCTCACGAAAGACATGCACAAGGCTGCGCAGGATGCGGGTTTGCCGCTGCTGCCGGGCGTGATGACGCCGTCCGACATCATCGCCGCGCTCGAACTCGGCTACGAGATCGTCAAGTTCTTCCCGGCGCAGCAGGCCGGTGGCGTGCCGATGCTGCAGGCATTTCATGGACCGTTCCCGGCACTGAAGTTCTGCCCGACCGGCGGCATTACCGCCGAAACGGCCCCTAACTTCCTCGCACTGCCAAACGTGGTGTGTGTCGGCGGCTCGTGGTTGACGCCGAAAGCCGCGCTCGCCGCGCAGAACTGGGACGAAGTCACGCGTCTCGCGCGTGCCGCAAGCCAGTTGGCTGCACCTGCCCATTGA